Below is a window of Ahaetulla prasina isolate Xishuangbanna chromosome 1, ASM2864084v1, whole genome shotgun sequence DNA.
TAGCCATGTAGTTAGCTGCTGCTTTCAATTTTCCATTTCTAATCATCCAGTAACCAGGAAAACTAGTCCCTGCTACTAGAAAAACTAGGTGGGGGAACAAGGCAATTCTGTCATAAGCCCCAAAACAGGCCCAAAACCACCCCCAAAACAGCATAGACTTCATTCTAAGTCAGaataaacccacccacccccaaatatAGAAACTCGTGTCTCAAAGCACATTTTGTTTCAAGGTCAAAATAAACTAAATACAAGGTCAAAATGATCTGCATATCTCTGGTTAGGAATATATAAAATCATAACTTACTTTCTTGAAATTATTTTATGTGTATACACTGTGACTTTGAATGCCTAAGAGAAGGTATCTCAAACTTTACACAAAGATAAATAATCCAAATGTTTATTGCTCAAAACTCATAATACATTAAATTGCTTAGTTATTAACAGTCTTATATAAAACCACTAAGAAAAGTTCACATCCACACAAAAGAACTAAGGAATGCATTTTCTCTTAACAGTAAATCATCTCTTGAACatgtcttttaaaaactttttttaaatttgtcatTCTTCATCAGATTCAATGCTAGAAGAATAACTCAACTGGGCTGCAGTTTTACACAATGTAACACATTTATTTCTTATGATAGGCTTCTAGTTTGTCATATGCTTATTGTGGTAGGGTATGTGTCAAAAGGCATGGTAAGCAACTTGTAAATCTCCTCTTCCATGTCTTTGAGTGTTACAGCTTGTTCTATAATCTTCAGTCTAGACTAAAAGTCCTTTAGTAAGAGGCATAGTTCACAACACAATGGAAACAGAGAAAAGGAAGACAGCAAATGATCCATAGTTAATCTGTAAAAcaccgtgtgtgtgtatgtgtgtgcttgtgtgtatgtgtgtgttttacatatatatttactatggatcaatatatatatatatatattacacattGTAACGCTTGTACTAATGTGTATATTTAAAACACTATATAATTCACATTTTCACTTTACACATATTTACAACTGTGAAATTACCGAACCTATAATGTCATGTCCCCTCTGTGGACTGCATATTTTAAAGCTTCCATCTCTCAAGATTTGGTATACAGTTCTTATTCtcatgacaggaaaaaaaaagaaaagcaaagtcaGGAGTTAATGATCTACTGCTTACATTTCAAATATTTGTGCTGTCAATCAAACCTTATATGAAGGGAAAAAAGGATGAGTTATTGTTTCTACCATGTTAGTATAAAGTATTGGGCACTTTAATCACAGCACTGCAAGTCCAAATATATCTAGGGTGTGTGTGGGGAAAATCAAATCCATGATCTGTTTTATAACTAGTGAAAAAcacatcaaaacaaaaacaaagtatgTTTTGTTTACTCTGAATTTTAAAGCCCACTTAAAATCAATTGTCAGAAATAATACTTGCAATATCTGAATTTCTCTATATCAAACTTTCTTAATTAAGTAATCAGAGTTGCTCTTCAAACCTTCACTTTAGCacatcagattaaaaaaagaggaaaagcacTAATTTCTACTCAATTTTACTAATTTAAGCAGAATTTGATAATCTCTCAAAAACATGTTTCCATATTCTGGTAAGGTTCAATACTTAGATGTGATTTATAGAAATCTTTTAGCGAATAGTGTAGGTTTGCAATTTAATTAGTTTAACCTATATTTATGTGCAACATTTCAGCAACAGTAGAAAACaattttattatacatatttaccAGACAATTCCAAATAAGGCCATAAATCCTTCATGATATTTAACTATTAACCCATATTTCCTTGTGTGGTGCCAAATCCATTCTatgaataataattataataatagcagttgtgaaaaatataaaatccaaCATCAGTACCACATCAATTTGGGGATTTGTGTTGGCCCAATCTGCCTAGGGACTTAATTTTGGGGGCTTAGAACCATTTTAAGCTGCCATTTGAAATAAATTTGTAAAAATCACTCAGTACCAATTTTGTGGATTGGAAAATGGTGGATTTCTGGCATCTATTATTGTCACCTGGTAAGGTAACAATTCAGGACACATTTGTCATACCTCACACCAATACTCGATTACAACATGCATACTACATTAAAGCAAAGtgatcaccaaaaaaaaaagtttccttttTTGCTTCATATTGCACCTACAGGAAAAGAAATCTCTGTGCTTTACTGCCTCAtttcatagcaatagcacatttTACAAACTGGTAAATAGAAGGGCTAAGCTAAAcaacactaaataaataataaacacgtTTCAGCCAGATTTTGTAATTAACATGTAATTAAGATGAAGCACTTGcaaagaaacagaacagaatacagaagaTTTTTTACTATCCGCACTATGCTTCAGAGATTCACTGTTTTGGAGAGTTTCTAGCCCAGGGACAGCTGTTCAAGGCATGTAGGAAATGAAGAGATGGGAAAAAGAGAATAGAGATTGCTGTCTGCTACATTAGAAGCCTTCTACTGATAGAGAAGTAAGTGGAAGAAACTTTGCTGGGTCCATCCATGACACTGCATAGACAAACTTTAAGCAATAAATACTGATTTAGAAAATTATCTTTAAGTAGAAATGAAAAAGTCaatcatttataaaaaaaatctgctctcaTAAAAGATTCcataaaaggaatagaacatACCAATTACTGATTTAATCAAACGCATGTCAACAATAAGAGTTGCAACATTTCATAGGACAGAGGACAGAAGCTACTAAGTTCAAGGACTCTAGCCATTTTGATTCCCATTTAAGCATTAGAACATTGTTTATAGACAGTGTTGGACAACAGGACATGCGAACCACCCACCTTCTTCAACTGAGACAATGAAGTCAACTTTTAACGAACACATAACAGCTTTACTAGAACTAAAGTATTTCCTACTGCAGTACCTCATAATATCAGAAAATTCATAGTGTATTGACCGTAAATGTTATCAGAGTAATTAAGGAAAGTAATAATTACAGGTAGGCTTCCCCAGAACTAGTCGTTATTAAAAAGTAATGATTTAGCTTCTAGAAACCAATGTAATgaataaagaaatgaaaagtaATGAGAACGATATCTTGGGAGATGTTAAGACTATGAATGTTAAGACTAATATCAGGGTATATGGGGCTGGCCTGCCTCATCCACCAAGTTGAGTATGTAAGTGGCAATATCTTCCTCCGTAGGTGCATCAGATACAACCCAAGAATCATTTGCAGCGGTCACTTGTAGGCGGCATACAGGGCAATTCCTGTGACGACCACTCCTGCAAAGGAAGTCAGAAGAAACCGTCACTGCTTTTCAAATTTTGTACTGACAATGCGCATGACTATTTTTGCTCTAATGGTAAGATATAATAGGATCTTGGACAAAAGGCTAAAAGACATGTGTTTTATCTAGGAGACCAAGCTAAAAATAACAGTGAAAGTATCCCCAACATAGATTGCGCAGATCTGTTTTTGAAAGCCACCAGGCAATGACCTCCAAAGAAAAACAACCTGTTGCTTTTTAAATTGGAAAAATTTACATTATCCCAAATGTCTATAATTTAAAGTAATTGGTTGCCCTATCAATAAATATTGACCGCATTCACCTATCGCTTGACTAAGGATACAGCAAACCCCCATCATTCAGAAGAACAGAATGATGGCTGAAATTTTCAGATCTGTTTTGGCTTTTTTATGAGGTTGGGGACTGTATTAAGAGGCAAAATATTTAGAGGGCTCATTTAGATCTTCACCTATCTTCCAAACAAGTTTCCAATCTGGGAGGCACTGATACcacccggtccgtggtaaataaggctcccttgatttacgaTCTCATACAGAGGGAGTCCGTGGACTTTaggggcattacagagacctggttgggcacagaggggggtgttcccctggtggaactgtgccctccgggtttctgtgcatttcatcagctgagggcccaaggtacgggtgggggggtggcggttgtgattaaagaaagcctagagccgagggagtccactgtgcctcagatatctggttgtgaatccctccttgtgaagtggggtcataggaatcagatgggtttgttgatcgcgtacctggctccttgctgcgtgactacagccctgcctgagctgctggaggtgcttgccggggtggcagttgagactcccagacttttggtcatgggggatttcaacttgccatcggccggcttgtcatcaatggtagctcaggagttccaggcttccatgacggccatggacctgattcaagtaattgatggccctacacacatggggggaggcacactagatctgatttttatctctggacagtggattaatgatctggtattaggagatttagtgacggaaccggtgtcatggtcggatcattttctcgttcacctggactttcagaccgccactcaccaccgcagggagacggagccaatgcgttggttccgtcccaggcgcctgatggaccctgagaggttccggacggagcttgggccgtttcctgaggatcttgcccacggcacgactgaagaactagttgcggcctgggaacgggccgtggctggggctttggactgtgtcgtgcctttgcggcctctgacccggcgtagatctcactcggctccctggttctctgaggagctgagggagatgaaacgccggagaagacgcctagagagtacctggaggtctagccattccgaggctgatcggacactagtgagctcttttactaagacctacctagtggcaatgagggaggcgaaacgttcctacgtttccaccctcattgcatcggcagataaccggctggtcgccctgtttcgggtgactcactccctccttcaacaggaggggcgggatgaccccctacagggacgtgccgaggaatttaacggttatctatacgataaaatcgttcagcttcgggatggtttagaccaaaattgcgatgatccaagtgggatggcagaggcacgtcttgttgaggttatttgggatgagtttgagactgtggctctcgaggacgtggacaggttactggggaggctacatgtgaccacatgtttactggacccgtgtccttcctggctggtgctggctactcaggaagtgacacgaggctggctccggggaattataaatgcttcactgttggaaggggttttccccactgccttgaaagaggcggtggtgagacccctcctcaagaagccttccctggacccagctattttgggaaattatcgtccagtctccaaccttcactttgtggcgaaggttgtagagagtgtggttgcatggcagcttccccggtacctggatgaagctgtctatctagacctgttccagtccggcttccggtccggtcacagtacggagacagctttggtcgcgttggtggatgacctctggagggccagggataggggttgttcctctgccctggtcctattagatctctcagcggcttttgataccatcgaccatggtatcttgctgcaccggttggaggggttgggagtgggaggcaccgtttatcggtggttctcctcctatctctccgaccgctcgcagacagtgttgacaggggggcagaggtcgaccgcgaggcaccttacttgtggggtgcctcagaggtcgattctctcgcccctcctgttcaacatctacatgaagccgctgggtaaggtcatcagtggtttcggggtgagttatcatctgtacgctgatgacactcagttgtacttttccaccccggaccaccccaacgaagctgtcgaagtgctgtcccggtgtctggaagccgtacgggtctggatggggagaaacagattcaagctcaatccctccaagacggagtggctgtggatgccggcaccccggtacagtcagctgcagtcgcagctggctgtgggggggcgagttattgccccaacggagagggtgcgcaacttgggtgtcctcttggatgggcggctgtcgtttgacgatcatttggcggccgtctccaagagggccttccaccaagtacacttggtgcgccagttgcgccccttccttgaccgggatgccttatgcacggtcactcatgcccttgtcacttcccgcttggactattgcaatgctctctacatggggctccccttgaggtgcacccggaggctgcagttagtccagaatgcagctgcgcgggtaatagtgggagcaactcgttgctcccatgtaacaccaatcctgcgcagtttgcactggcttcctgtggtctttcgggtacgcttcaagattctggttaccacctttaaagcgctccatggcttaggacccaggtacttacgggaccgcctgctgttaccttttgcctcccacgacccgtatgctcacacagagagggccttctcagggtactgtccgccaagcaatgtcggttggcggcccccaggggaagggccttctctgttggagctcctacgctttggaatgaacttccccctggtttacgtcaagtgcctgatcttcggacctttcgccgtgagctgaaaacgcacctatttattcaagcgggactggactgaaattttattggggttatttatattttaagattttaaattgttttaaaatttcggccacattataatatgctttttaatttctcttaatgtttatatattgaattttacttggctgtacaccgccctgagtccttcgggagaagggcggtataaaaatcgaaataaataaaaaaaaaatgtgtgcaaGTTATTGTACCTCTATGTAAAAAAGTTATTTAGTTCAGTAAAGACAACTTCTTTCTCCTAAATTGTTATCTTTGAAGTAGAGGTGGTACTGGAAAAGGGGATCTACTTCCAGCTCACTGAGAGCTAGaactctggggggaaaaaaacccatttcACTGTGGACAACTGTATGAGGAAAATATATGAGGAAAATaattacagtggtaccttggtattcaACTGCTTTAAAACTCATTACATTTGGTACTCATTGCATTCTGatatgaaaattttgtcctggtactcatttTTTGTTTAATACTCAATACAAAAGCTAGAGCTTGTtggtgttggctgccttgtgattCATTACATTATTCCTCTATCCAACTTTGCCCCTCTCCCACTTCTGGTTTCACTATCCATTATGTTACCCTATCAtcaagccgcggtgtggctcaggctgtaagaagcctgttatgaatagaatagaatagaatagaatagaatagaatagaatagaatagaatagaatagaatttttattggccaagtgtgattggacacacaaggaatttgtcttggtgcatatgctctcagtgtacataaaagaaaagatatgttcatcaaggtacaacatttacaacacagctgcttgcaattactgcaggctattgcaggctcgagtcccaccaggcccaaggttgactcagccttccatcctttataaggtaggtaaaatgaggacccagattgttgggggggcaataagttgactttgtatataaatatacaaatagggtgagactattgccttacacaatgtaaaccgctctgagtcttcggagaagggcgggatataaatgtgaagaaaaaaaaaagcctccattcagttttatttgattttatttttgctgGTTTTGCTGGAAAGTAGAGTTATGTGTGTAAATGTAAAATGAGCTTCTGTGCTTCTGAGAaagaagtttgtgtgtgtgtgtgcgtgataCATACAAAATCAAGACTGATCAATTTATAAATGGAGTGTCTTATTTTACAGGGCtttaaattaaaagaatattaACTAATATTAAGGTTTCTGAACAGCATGTATATAAGCAGGTACATAAAACTACTCAAATATGCAAGTATATAAAATACACATAAACCAGCTAGCAGTACctaaacacacttgtaagtggatcataagctttctaacaaacaggaagcagcaggtgaagctaagcaagatcacatcagttacctgtacaattagcacagcccccccccaaggctgtgtgctctccccacttctcttctctctgtataccaatgactgcatctcaaaaaatCCGTCTGTTGAACTActtaagtttgcagatgatacaacagtgattggtctcattcgagacaacgatgaatctgcatacagatgggaggttgaacaactagccttgtggtgcaacctgaacaatctggaactgaacacattcaaaatggtagaaatggtggtagactttaggagaaaccctcccatactaccacctcttgcAATATtaggcaacacagtatcaacagtagagaccttcaaatttctaggttctatcatatctcaagacctaaaataagtcacctaacatcaaaagcgtcatcaaaaaagcataacaaagaatgttctttctgcgccaacaagctcaaactgcccaaggagctgctgatatagttctacagaggaattactgagtgtcatctgcacttctgtaactgtctggtttggttctgcaacacaacaagacagacacagacttcagaggataattagaactgcagaaaaaacaattactaccaacctgccttccattgcacgagtcaaaaagaggactgaaaatatttacagacccctagcatcctggacataaattgtttcaactcctaccctcaaaacgccgctatagagcactgcacaccagaacaactagacacaagaacagcttttgcccgaatgccatcactctgctaaacaaataattccctcaacactgtcacactattcactaagtctgcattactattactgttaatcttctcattgttcctatcatccatctcctcccacttatgactgtatgactgtaacctcttgctgtatccttacaatttatagtttcctagtatgtttcgattgcttatttgtaccctatgactatcattaagtgttgtaccttatgattcttgacgaatgtatcttctttttatgtacactgagagcatatgcaccaaagacaaattcctcgtgtgtccaatcacactttgccaataaagaattcattcattctatctatctatctatctatctatctatctatctatctatctatctatctatctatctatctatctacctacctacctactatctatctatctatctatctatctatctatctatctatctatctatctatctaaacttGGAAAACTGAGGTGGCATTGCAAAGAAGggttcatttcttttcttcattaaacATGGTATAATTTGTTCATCAGATTTAACTAAGGGACTTACCATTTATCAATGCATTTCTGACAAAAGCTGTGGGCACATGGCAAGATCAGATCAGCACGTCCATCCATACAAATGCAACATTCTTCCTCATCAGTAAGCTGTTTCACCCTACAGtgcaaatatattatttattcacAATCAAAGATTTCCAGAACGTTAATTGTATATGTAATATACATTGAATCATTTcttgttaaatattttattatgactATTTATAATCTTTTAACTCCTAGTTCACTACAGCAACTTCACATTCAACTTGCAAGAAACTATCTGGGTTTTGTCCTAAGAAAGGAGGAAGCAGACcattattatataaaaaattgGTGTTCTATAAACAAAACCTatgacacacattaaaaatgttaaaagtgtTTAAAAAGAATAATCATAGACTGATGTACAATTAAGAAAAGTTTGTTATTTGCTTCTTCAATGTATACTCTGAGTGGTGCATGAACAGACATttttacttacacacacacacacacacacaaaaccacagaTTGTTgtatactgttgtgtcttgcccgccctcagagcagccggggccttcttacctgctcccgaacactgaggaatgtatgcctcccggcccaagtcctggctccatgcccacacaaactgcagaaggagaatctcccggccccagccctgactccatgcccaggcaaacggagcagctagacccctccccctcctccacagcatgtgagcctgaggagggtttattcccaacagctgactggagtaatcctcgcatcagaagattggataggcggaggcaacagagggaagggaggggcaggccttaatgagtgctgagtcatggagccacaccccatggcctatataaaggatctactttctggcagtctctgagtcaggcaaaagtcgaacttatcttgctgaagtcacttactggtctcctgcctgctctgaggactttgctaggactttgggcagagctgcagaggcaagcctgattcggatttccctgacccggccgtcagcggaggagtgggacacgacatatacaATGGCAAATAGCTATTCCCGTTATCTAAGTGCctatttccaataattttttaGCACAGAAGTAATTTAAAGTTCTTTCAGCTCTCTGAATAATCTCAAAATtttccagaatgaggaaaattaatATGAATGGTagattatttctttttcaaaatgaatCTTCATCACTAAAGAATGAAGAGGATGCCTCTCTGCAAGAGGATGTGCCTCTTTTTCAGAAAAGCTTACATATATTTTCAGTAAGAAAAAAGGTAGACTAAATAACTGAGCGTTCATTCATTGCACATTTTTATAGTAAATGGCAACCTTCACCTAAACGGAATCAAGTTTACAAAACTCCTTGCTGGAGCAAGAAACCGGacagattcaaaattttttagagTATTTCAAATACCTTCCCATCCAAAGGCTAGCCTGACAAGATTCAACAGATGACAGATCTTCTGCTATTCCTTCTGAGGGAGCGTTCTGTGAAAGAACCTGTGATGCTTGACTTGTAATATCTTTATAAAGTTGAATGAACTGATACAAGTTCATAATTCTTGAAGCTTCCACATTCCCACTTGTCTTGTTTATCTATAACACAAACAGCAGCATTATCATTTTTCTTGAACATCTCACCATTTAttctaatgttatttttaaagaaatgtaaatCGAGAGTTCCTAACTCAGAAATTTGATATGCGATGCTATAAATGCCTTTATAATGTTTAGAATGGTAAATGGCACATTAATAATGGCACATTAGTAAAGTTATGGCAAGCAAAACATTATACACACagcaaaatacatatttttaataaGTTATGAAAATGTGGCATTTTTTTCTAACTAACCATGAACATCCACAAAATTTATCCTTATAGCATTATTCATAGCATTTATATGTTGCTATGAATGAGAGAATTTAAGATTCTGATAAACTTACTTTAGTGCAAACTATCCGAACAGCCACCTTCCATAAAGCCGTAGCATCAGACCCTGGCTGCACTTCAAATAACAGGTGCTTATTCTGGCCAGAAGCTAATTGTGCAGTTCTggaaatatttaacatttatttaacaTTCTATACATGTAGCACAAGAGGACAGACACTTTAAACATTACAGTGAATATGATGTACAAATTGCaagcaaatatattttcaaacatAGGGCTGGATCTGTGGAATAGGTTTGGTGGAAATTGGTTTTCCCACTCAGCCCCTTCCAAAGCTGCCTTCGTGAAAAGACTTGCTGATATTTGGAAGAATCTTGCTAAGAGCCAACACCATTCATCTAAAAGCCTTTGATCCTGGAAGACTGTTTCCAGAGGATTGGCAGGAGAACAAATCAAGGAAGTCATTTTCACCCCAGTGCTTGTAACACAAACATTCATCTTTCTTTGAATTGGCTTCTTGGGAATATAATTATTCTTTCTCTGGTTCATCTTCATTTGTGGTTCTCCAGGAACTCaactttaaaataattatgtattATGATTCCAACCAAAATGCTGGAAAACTTATATTTTATACAAGTATGTGTTTATATAAAGTGTCTGGTTTCATGCAACTTCTGGTTTTAAGAAGAATTGTACATAAGTGATTGATATATGGTTTACAGACAAAAGATCTCAGGCTTAATTCTTTTATAACCAGATAAAGAAAATGTCAGATACCCTTGAGAGACATTACTAGTCACCATAGATAATTACTGAGTTAGGTATACTGATTATCTGACTCAGTATAAAGCAACATTATTATGTTTGCAACTACAGTATTTTTAAGAGCTTTATTTTCCTTCTAAAGCAAGAATTGGAAAATGCATTCATGTCCAATACTTAATTTTAGGACACATTTTAATTGCGAAGAGAGTAAAGTATTTTCCAAGTAGCTCAATATTAATACAGCTAAGCCACGGTTTAGGAGGTTTGCATTGATTGGTttaactgccattgttaagtttcaATGAATGAGTGCTAGATTTATTTTGATTGCTCTTATGTAATTTATTATGGTGCCTTTAATAAGGGAAATAAGCTTCTCTCATATCTACTCGTTTCAATTTGAAAAACATTACAAAACATCTGATAAAGTCCTGATCGCAAAGTATTTGTTGCGGCTTAAAATAAAACCGAACACATCCCGAGAAACTAAATATTATGTTACACCATGTAATGCAACTGTCCCATTTTTATTAGAAATTAAGcagtcatatacagtatatattgctAATAATTCATTCTCAAATGCCTTAAGCAGGTTCCTGTTTAATACTTAAACTATTACAtgtataaaggggaaaaaaatctcacgTATCATTAAGTTCAGCCACTCTTCCCAAAAATTCTTCATATGTCAAGAAACCACTTTCTCGAACAAGAGAGACATGCTTGACAACTTTTTCTGGCAGCTTATTTATAACTGTCTGCGTTTGGCTTGAGAGTTGCTGGCCCATGATAGATGCTTTAGCTCAGGTCCCAGGAAGAAATACTGCTTTCCACATTTAGAGAAtttctaataaatatattttaaaacactTTATTAGAATAGTCATCACTGCATTCAATTCACAATGCATAAATTGCAAGCCAACTACATGCTATATAGTTTAACTGGAGTAGCTTTATAAAGCTGGTTAGCTTTATATAGAGCTAACCA
It encodes the following:
- the RNF141 gene encoding RING finger protein 141 isoform X2, with product MGQQLSSQTQTVINKLPEKVVKHVSLVRESGFLTYEEFLGRVAELNDTTAQLASGQNKHLLFEVQPGSDATALWKVAVRIVCTKINKTSGNVEASRIMNLYQFIQLYKDITSQASQVLSQNAPSEGIAEDLSSVESCQASLWMGRVKQLTDEEECCICMDGRADLILPCAHSFCQKCIDKWSGRHRNCPVCRLQVTAANDSWVVSDAPTEEDIATYILNLVDEAGQPHIP
- the RNF141 gene encoding RING finger protein 141 isoform X1, translated to MGQQLSSQTQTVINKLPEKVVKHVSLVRESGFLTYEEFLGRVAELNDTTAQLASGQNKHLLFEVQPGSDATALWKVAVRIVCTKINKTSGNVEASRIMNLYQFIQLYKDITSQASQVLSQNAPSEGIAEDLSSVESCQASLWMGRVKQLTDEEECCICMDGRADLILPCAHSFCQKCIDKCSRLFRLHHKASCSTSHLYADSSLSRMRPITVVSSANLSSSTDGFFEMQSLVYREKRSGESTQPWGGAVLIVQVTDVILLSFTCCFLFVRKLMIHLQVCLGTASWFMCILYTCIFE